A genomic segment from Bradyrhizobium sp. CB1015 encodes:
- a CDS encoding invasion associated locus B family protein: MWRVLILALMTGVAAGGIVVSARAQTAQPAPKSGSAPKEATPKPAAPPANTNAKAAPKPESKPAAPAAAVAGGAEPTLIGQFGTWGAYSATPNGKKVCFALAKPSSSKTNPPNRPRDPAYAFVSTRPAEKVNNEVSVMIGYALKPGSESTVEVGGASFAMYTQGDGLWIKNAAEEERMVEAMRKSADLVVKGVSAKGTETTDTFSLKGLAQALDKIAQDCRR; this comes from the coding sequence ATGTGGCGGGTGCTGATTTTAGCTTTGATGACTGGCGTGGCAGCCGGGGGAATCGTCGTTTCTGCGCGGGCGCAGACGGCGCAACCGGCGCCCAAGTCCGGTTCTGCTCCAAAAGAGGCGACACCCAAGCCGGCCGCGCCGCCGGCCAACACCAACGCAAAGGCGGCCCCGAAGCCCGAGAGCAAGCCGGCTGCCCCGGCTGCGGCAGTTGCGGGTGGCGCGGAGCCGACCCTGATCGGGCAGTTCGGCACCTGGGGCGCCTATTCGGCGACGCCGAACGGCAAGAAGGTCTGCTTCGCGCTGGCCAAGCCGTCGTCGTCGAAAACCAACCCGCCGAACCGGCCGCGCGATCCCGCCTATGCCTTCGTCTCGACCCGGCCGGCGGAGAAGGTCAACAACGAAGTCTCGGTCATGATCGGCTATGCGCTGAAGCCTGGCTCGGAATCGACCGTCGAGGTCGGCGGCGCCTCCTTCGCCATGTACACGCAGGGCGACGGGCTCTGGATCAAGAACGCGGCCGAGGAGGAGCGGATGGTCGAAGCCATGCGCAAATCCGCCGATCTCGTCGTCAAGGGTGTCTCGGCCAAGGGCACCGAGACGACCGACACGTTTTCGCTGAAGGGCCTCGCCCAGGCGCTCGACAAGATCGCGCAGGACTGTAGGCGGTAA
- the rlmN gene encoding 23S rRNA (adenine(2503)-C(2))-methyltransferase RlmN has protein sequence MQPTTEPHNAILVEKTPLETYVPPAKPSLIGLSRAELADRLGEIGVAPAQRKMRVQQLWHWIYFRGAQSFDEMSSISKGIRAELAQHFTVDRPEVVAEQISNDGTRKWLLRLPSGDNVQKAHEVECVYIPETDRGTLCVSSQVGCTLNCAFCHTGTQRLVRNLTAGEIVGQVMVARDRLNDWADREDGTRRVTNIVMMGMGEPLYNFDAVRDALLIVGDNEGIGISRRRITLSTSGVVPNIVRAGEEIGVMLAISLHAVRDELRNELVPLNRKHPIKELLQACRDYPGASNARRITFEYVMLKGVNDSLDDAKLLVKLLKGIPAKINLIPFNPWPGTAYECSDWDQIEKFSEYIFNAGYSSPVRTPRGRDILAACGQLKSETEKLSARERQALRAMAMTD, from the coding sequence ATGCAACCGACGACCGAGCCGCACAACGCCATCCTGGTGGAGAAGACCCCGCTCGAAACCTATGTGCCGCCGGCCAAGCCGTCGCTGATCGGCCTGTCGCGCGCCGAGCTTGCCGATCGCCTCGGCGAGATCGGCGTCGCTCCGGCGCAGCGCAAGATGCGGGTGCAGCAGCTGTGGCACTGGATCTATTTCCGCGGCGCCCAGAGCTTCGATGAGATGAGCTCGATCTCGAAGGGCATCCGCGCCGAGCTCGCGCAGCATTTCACCGTCGACCGGCCCGAGGTCGTCGCCGAGCAGATCTCCAACGACGGCACCCGCAAATGGCTGTTGCGCCTGCCGAGCGGCGACAATGTTCAGAAGGCGCATGAAGTCGAGTGCGTCTACATCCCCGAGACCGACCGCGGCACGCTCTGCGTCTCCTCCCAGGTCGGCTGCACCCTGAACTGCGCCTTCTGCCACACCGGCACCCAGCGCCTGGTGCGCAACCTCACCGCCGGCGAGATCGTAGGCCAGGTGATGGTCGCGCGGGACCGTTTGAATGACTGGGCCGATCGCGAGGACGGCACGCGCCGCGTCACCAACATCGTGATGATGGGCATGGGCGAGCCGCTCTACAATTTCGACGCGGTGCGCGATGCGCTCTTGATCGTCGGCGACAACGAAGGCATCGGCATCTCGCGCCGCCGCATCACGCTGTCGACCTCGGGCGTGGTGCCGAACATCGTGCGCGCCGGCGAGGAGATCGGCGTCATGCTCGCGATCTCGCTGCATGCGGTGCGCGACGAGCTGCGCAACGAACTGGTGCCGCTCAACCGCAAACATCCGATCAAGGAGCTGCTGCAGGCCTGCCGCGACTATCCCGGCGCCTCGAACGCGCGCCGCATCACCTTCGAATATGTAATGCTCAAGGGCGTCAACGATTCGCTCGACGATGCCAAGCTGCTGGTGAAGCTGCTCAAGGGCATCCCGGCCAAGATCAATCTGATTCCGTTCAATCCCTGGCCCGGCACCGCCTATGAATGCTCGGATTGGGACCAGATCGAAAAATTCTCCGAATACATCTTCAACGCCGGCTATTCCTCGCCGGTGCGCACCCCGCGCGGCCGTGATATCCTCGCCGCCTGCGGCCAGCTCAAGTCGGAGACCGAAAAGCTCTCGGCGCGCGAGCGCCAGGCGCTGCGCGCCATGGCGATGACGGATTAG
- a CDS encoding NADPH:quinone oxidoreductase family protein, with protein MKAILCSQYCQPDDLVLTEVPDPVAGPGEAVIAIKAAALNFFDILMIQGKYQIKPPFPFSPAAEVAGVIESIGPGVTDLKVGDRVVASCGHNGAREKIALPAASIVKIPDNLDYDRAAGIIIIYGTALHALEDRASPKPGETLAVLGAAGGTGLAACELGKLMGLKVIACASSDEKLEFAKAHGAELTLNYAKEDLKEGLRKLTGGKGVDIIFDPVGGAYAEQALRSIAWEGRFLVIGFAAGDIPKMPLNLALLKGCDIRGVFWGAWTRLNPAKNRANLEKLVKWTAEGKISSHVDRTFPLAQTADALKVLAGRQAMGKVILHP; from the coding sequence ATGAAAGCCATCCTCTGCTCGCAATATTGCCAGCCCGACGACCTCGTTCTGACTGAGGTGCCGGATCCGGTGGCAGGGCCCGGCGAAGCCGTGATCGCGATCAAGGCGGCGGCGCTGAACTTCTTCGACATCCTGATGATCCAGGGCAAGTACCAGATCAAGCCGCCATTCCCGTTCTCGCCGGCGGCAGAAGTTGCCGGCGTGATCGAGAGCATCGGTCCCGGCGTCACGGACCTCAAGGTCGGCGATCGCGTCGTCGCCTCCTGCGGACACAATGGCGCGCGCGAGAAGATCGCGCTGCCGGCGGCCTCGATCGTGAAGATTCCCGACAACCTCGACTACGACCGCGCGGCCGGCATCATCATCATCTACGGCACTGCGCTGCATGCGCTGGAGGATCGCGCCAGCCCCAAGCCGGGCGAGACGCTCGCGGTGCTGGGCGCGGCCGGCGGCACGGGCCTTGCGGCTTGCGAGCTCGGCAAGCTGATGGGGTTGAAGGTGATCGCCTGTGCTTCGTCGGACGAGAAGCTCGAATTCGCCAAGGCGCATGGCGCCGAGCTGACGCTGAACTATGCCAAGGAAGACTTGAAGGAAGGCCTGCGCAAGCTCACCGGCGGCAAGGGTGTCGACATCATCTTCGATCCGGTTGGTGGTGCTTACGCCGAACAGGCGCTGCGCTCGATCGCATGGGAAGGCCGCTTCCTCGTGATCGGCTTTGCGGCCGGCGACATTCCCAAGATGCCGCTGAACCTCGCGCTGCTGAAGGGCTGCGACATCCGCGGCGTGTTCTGGGGCGCCTGGACGCGGCTCAACCCGGCGAAAAATCGCGCCAATCTCGAGAAGCTGGTGAAGTGGACCGCGGAAGGCAAGATCTCATCGCATGTCGACCGCACCTTCCCGCTGGCCC